Proteins found in one Leguminivora glycinivorella isolate SPB_JAAS2020 chromosome 22, LegGlyc_1.1, whole genome shotgun sequence genomic segment:
- the LOC125237997 gene encoding coagulation factor X-like: protein MVTNLVLIFLLFFGISFSVEGRKGVFLEYISPKVPGNETREEPALRLGSRDSTEDDQIKSMLEENYRFRSDQTATRFKVAAEKKDEEAPASGDGGMSWVFRAFAVRRIVGGMETSISMYPYNVAISRNGRHWCGGSIIDEQWVLTAGHCFESAHDNDKKKLASFIVRAGSSFHNRGGYQARVNKAFFPPKYVPGNADFDFALIRLDRPMPIGRNIAVLNLPSKEYLIKPGDILIVTGWGSTHETGSGHIPDRLRFVPVPAMRLSQCQTAYRFYITPRMMCAGYATGGKDACNHDSGGPAVRDGVLLGIVSFGGKQCGDPHSPGVYSRVSEMTWWVEKTISDNECENVPELQEKIRKAREREQDLQRFKARVEDKKNRIKNWLRETLKSPSFIELAKRKLSEAQAMRRSFTESLYEPQNATDMDDTEMDDINLSNLIHDRILQSNDGNEDDNMLSTLALRDIMMNEGKGKTAKDGFEELVEFVTGDDPKPGLPAPEKGNVTKT from the exons ATGGTTACAAacttagtattaatatttttgctATTTTTCGGAATTTCATTCAGTGTTGAAGGAAGGAAGGGAGTGTTTCTTGAGTACATTTCACCCAAG GTACCAGGGAATGAGACGCGCGAGGAGCCAGCTCTAAGACTGGGCAGCCGGGATAGCACTGAAGATGACCAGATCAAGTCTATGCTGGAAGAGAACTACAGGTTCAGGAGCGACCAGACGGCTACGAGGTTCAAAGTTGCTGCCGAGAAGAAAGATGAAG AAGCCCCAGCCTCAGGCGATGGCGGCATGTCCTGGGTGTTCCGTGCGTTCGCCGTGCGCCGCATCGTGGGGGGGATGGAGACCAGCATCAGCATGTACCCCTACAACGTGGCCATCTCGCGCAACGGCCGCCACTGGTGCGGCGGCTCCATTATCGACGAGCAGTGGGTGCTGACGGCCGGCCACTGCTTCGAGTC AGCACATGACAATGATAAGAAGAAACTGGCTTCGTTCATAGTGCGAGCCGGGAGCTCGTTCCACAATAGGGGAGGATACCAAGCCAGAGTCAACAAG GCGTTCTTCCCACCCAAATATGTCCCTGGCAACGCTGACTTCGACTTCGCCCTGATCCGCCTGGACCGGCCCATGCCCATCGGACGCAATATTGCTGTGCTCAACCTACCCTCCAAAGAATACCTGATCAAACCTGGGGATATACTTATTGTCACTGGATGGGGGAGTACTCAT GAGACAGGATCCGGTCACATCCCGGATCGCCTCCGCTTCGTCCCCGTCCCGGCGATGCGGCTGTCCCAGTGCCAGACCGCCTACCGTTTCTACATCACCCCTCGCATGATGTGTGCTGGCTACGCCACTGGGGGAAAAGACGCTTGTAAC CACGACTCCGGCGGTCCAGCCGTCCGTGATGGCGTCCTCCTCGGCATTGTCTCCTTCGGCGGCAAACAGTGCGGGGACCCGCACTCCCCCGGCGTGTACAGCCGCGTGTCCGAGATGACCTGGTGGGTTGAGAAGACCATCTCGGACAACGAGTGTGAAAACGTCCCTGAGCTGCAGGAGAAGATCAGGAAGGCTAGAGAGCGCGAGCAGGATTTACAAAG ATTTAAGGCTCGCGTCGAAGACAAGAAGAACCGCATCAAGAATTGGCTCCGGGAAACCTTGAAGTCGCCAAGTTTCATAGAACTGGCCAAAAGAAAGCTGAGTGAAGCCCAGGCCATGCGCAGGAGTTTCACAGAGTCCCTCTATGAACCCCAAAACGCCACTGACATGGACGATACAGAGATGGATGATATTAACTTATCAAATCTAATACACGATAGGATCTTACAAAGCAATGATGGGAACGAAGATGATAACATGCTCAGTACGTTAGCGTTGAGGGATATCATGATGAATGAGGGAAAAGGGAAGACGGCTAAGGATGGCTTTGAAGAACTAGTGGAGTTCGTCACGGGAGATGATCCGAAGCCAGGGTTACCGGCACCAGAAAAAGGGAATGTTACCAAAACTTAA